The Dehalococcoidales bacterium genome segment CTGATGGTATCCCCAGCTCATCTCTCAAGCAGCCCAGCTCCAGGCAGTCCTTGAGACCGGAGGCAGCCCCGTTATAGCCGGTAGTCAGAATATGCTTGTCCTTTACCGCCACGGCGCCCACGTGGTGACGGCGGCAGGTCGCCCTTTCCGCCACCACTGAGGATATCTTCAAAAAGTATTCGTCCAGATCCGGTCGGCTTGTTCCGTTCATTTCAGCCTGTCGATAACAGATTTGGTTGTCGCTACCATCTCAGCTAGAGAGTCCTCATTGATGATGGTAACATCAGCCATAGCGATGGGACCGCCCTTGTTGACGTTCTCAATTTCGGCCCGGTCACGGCTGGAGGCTTCCGCCACGGTCAGAGGACGCTCCGGGCGGCCGGTCAGCCGGGCGTACCTTGTTTTGGGCGATGCCCAGACCGCCACCACATAGAAATCGGCGCCGTAATGGTCATTGAGGAAAGTATATTCTTCCCAGGAATAAAGACCGTCAATCACCACTTTGCTGTCTTTCAGAGCGGCGTCAATAGCGGGCAGGTTCAGTTTGGCATAGGCGTCCATGCCCTGTTCCCGGCGCAGCAGTTCCCGGACATGGCGCTCATTTTCCTCGTTTAGCTCCAGGCCTCTGCGGGCTACTTCCCGGTCAGTGACATCACCGAACCGGATTCTGGTGTAGCCGTTTTCCTGGAACAGGCGGGCTACCTCTGATTTTCCGGAGCCGGCCATCCCGACAATTGCGATTATTCTCATAGCTTTTGCTGATACATTTTCATTATAGGCGGACAGG includes the following:
- a CDS encoding AAA family ATPase translates to MRIIAIVGMAGSGKSEVARLFQENGYTRIRFGDVTDREVARRGLELNEENERHVRELLRREQGMDAYAKLNLPAIDAALKDSKVVIDGLYSWEEYTFLNDHYGADFYVVAVWASPKTRYARLTGRPERPLTVAEASSRDRAEIENVNKGGPIAMADVTIINEDSLAEMVATTKSVIDRLK